Proteins from a single region of Dictyostelium discoideum AX4 chromosome 5 chromosome, whole genome shotgun sequence:
- the roco4 gene encoding ROCO family protein kinase (Similar to LRR): MDSSQQLQESQQLQQQYTRVGIDVIGPMKDLIISVMNSLDTTFKIINETYRIVYFDTDETKLTSSNLDSDDEEFESDDDADEEADLQIQASCNLYTFDGKNRQSVDEIKRIVQHLNETQSQQNDNQAVPVIPTFFVVVNIGVGPSFVSEIKSAAGTTQFIEWIVNDQASKEVFKVSTNLLSHHKKQIELTHACTVGDVNYLDQIILSGVSTDQLKEAHKAGHAIVFDSLLTHNSNSLVVTGTMALLGAIVENGDRKGKRLSLSRSNLSRFPMSITQMCTHLVELDLSDNKITELPKDIQLLKSLRILILRGNLLEDIPLEICYLGDLKILELQENPLNNFPLSVVQSGTKNLLLFCKNILERKKSETWNKVKLMFVGQEGVGKTSLCQALKGSKKKKAELQVTGDTVSTEGVKIQNIKNKKVEFHAWDFGGQQVFYPTHQFFLTTHALYLVVFKLTDPNFAERVNYWVRQVKSNSSGAVPAIFLVGTHSDVCTPEQLQEAESILKANFVKYSRVKENTINFVCCATGKGIKELKKRLIHEAEKSHLIKKDIPGNYMVLEARLTNRGANPGRMAVSGSPIGGGSSAQLSSNAINSQKERYIDYDDYMNECKLSHLQPEEIKGATDFLHNLGIILHFDTPTLKNLVVLDPQWLADVMSSLITFSHNWIKRGILNHSELVAVWGGKYDQSLWPLLLKLLEKFEVSYELPNIAKSLIPSLLPEDAEGEISTIKDREWVTLPQAIESGRCQVFGCDYNFDFMPLGFFARLLLRILLISGVEVRTYWRNGVLLDILTPEQVKLQQSKQQQLQQQQQQQNNNESNDSSVNNNNNNNNNNNNNNIINSSSSSSLNLTQTSTSTSPSKLSLNNSQINNSNSTLNSQQLINPSVSPLSSTTPRHQALITFIKKKSFESKDKDSYKLNIEVRSFNTTIEKDHSASLFFQQILFTIDTLLASSYVGLEITRMIPCIHCVQKNPRADPYYFDFSSCISALQDGKPHLFCRNDPSIPVRIDYIAPDLCLKKVPTLADNEIEYEKQIGKGGFGLVHKGRLVKDKSVVAIKSLILGDSEGETEMIEKFQEFQREVFIMSNLNHPNIVKLYGLMHNPPRMVMEFVPCGDLYHRLLDKAHPIKWSVKLRLMLDIALGIEYMQNQNPPIVHRDLRSPNIFLQSLDENAPVCAKVADFGLSQQSVHSVSGLLGNFQWMAPETIGAEEESYTEKADTYSFAMILYTILTGEGPFDEYSYGKIKFINMIREEGLRPTIPEDCPPRLRNVIELCWSGDPKKRPHFSYIVKELSELRNGNTTSTTTNTSSTTNNLNSANVSIASTSSNADDGSQTNNNNNNNNNNNNNNNNNSGSSIALSPSRSFEQQTTTTTTTTTSPSSPSTSFINSSGSYNTESYSVASSSTTNLLNTLNNANQPVNFIGTASVHKKMEVLAGVEAGETVWTKSADSSLCFWSTKKGHLINELKCPHTVATTMMIKVGKYIWEATNSNGIYIWDMGTMTIVQQLTTPHKGDVCLHFVEYGDNNGVWSGGSEGTVCLWDMQTFEKKHSFSLESAITAMSYFGNNTLYIASGSHIVVFKTKTLLMNVNQNWKHSTGSITSILAMKDEVWSGGSDGRIYIWKVKNEFELQKVQSLEAHHEKITSLIHLEDNVLSGSTDKCISLFKISDPKKPFTTQEHHKQGVTSIVKVQSHIVWAITSDTTTPLVLWNIPQKWEKKTANGILPRLKFFR; the protein is encoded by the exons atggattcatcacaacaattacaagaatcccaacaactacaacaacaatatacTAGGGTTGGTATTGATGTTATTGGTCCAAtgaaagatttaataatatcagtAATGAATAGTTTAGATACAACATTTAAGATTATAAATGAAACCTATCGTATAGTATATTTTGATACAGATGAAACCAAGTTAACCTCATCAAATTTAGATAGTGATGATGAGGAGTTTgaaagtgatgatgatgctgaCGAGGAAGCAGATCTTCAAATACAAGCATCTTGTAATCTTTATACATTTGATGGTAAAAATCGACAATCAGTCGACGAAATAAAGAGAATAGTACAACATTTAAATGAAACACAATCACAACAGAACGACAATCAAGCAGTACCGGTTATACCAACATTTTTCGTTGTAGTTAATATTGGTGTTGGCCCATCATTTGTTTCAGAGATTAAATCCGCTGCAGGTACAACTCAATTCATTGAATGGATTGTAAACGATCAAGCCTCAAAGGAAGTTTTCAAAGTTtcaacaaatttattatctcatcataaaaaacaaattgaattaacTCATGCTTGTACAGTTGGTGatgtaaattatttagatcaaattattttatctGGTGTTTCAACA gatcaattaaaagaagcACATAAAGCAGGACATGCAATTGtatttgattcattattaacaCATAATAGTAATTCATTAGTTGTTACAGGTACAATGGCATTATTAGGAGCGATTGTAGAGAATGGAGATAGAAAAGGTAAAcgtttatcattatcaagaTCGAATTTATCTAGATTCCCAATGTCGATAACACAAATGTGTACTCATTTGGTTGAGTTAGATTTAagtgataataaaatcacCGAATTACCAAAGGATATCCAATTGTTAAAGTCTTTgagaattttaattttacgtGGTAATCTATTGGAAGATATACCATTGGAGATTTGTTATTTAGGagatttaaagattttagaGTTACAAGAAAATCCATTGAATAATTTCCCATTGAGTGTTGTTCAAAGTGGTACAAAgaatcttttattattttgtaagAATATATTGGAGCGTAAAAAGAGTGAAACTTGGAATAAGGTCAAGTTGATGTTTGTTGGTCAAGAGGGTGTTGGTAAAACAAGTCTTTGTCAAGCATTGAAAGGgtcaaagaaaaagaaagcaGAACTTCAGGTCACTGGTGATACCGTTTCAACAGAGGGTGTAAAGattcaaaatataaagaataaaaaagtgGAATTTCATGCATGGGATTTCGGTGGTCAACAAGTGTTTTATCCAACTCATCAATTCTTTTTGACAACTCATGCCTTGTATTTGGTAGTATTTAAATTGACCGATCCGAACTTTGCAGAGAGAGTAAACTATTGGGTACGTCAAGTTAAATCCAATTCAAGTGGTGCTGTTCCAGCCATCTTTTTGGTTGGTACTCATAGTGATGTTTGTACTCCTGAACAACTACAAGAGGCAGAATCAATTCTAAAGGCAAACTTTGTAAAATATTCACGTGTTAAAGAGAACACTATCAATTTCGTTTGTTGTGCAACTGGTAAAGGTATTAAAGAGTTGAAGAAGAGATTAATTCATGAGGCCGAAAAATCTCATctcattaaaaaagatattccAGGTAACTATATGGTTTTAGAGGCACGTTTAACCAATAGAGGCGCTAATCCCGGTAGAATGGCCGTTTCAGGTTCACCAATCGGTGGTGGAAGTAGTGCTCAACTCTCTTCAAATGCTATCAATTCTCAAAAGGAAAGATATATCGATTATGATGACTATATGAACGAATGTAAACTCTCTCATCTACAACcagaagaaattaaaggtGCCACTGATTTCCTTCACAATTTAGGTATCATCTTACATTTTGATACTCCAACTCTAAAGAATTTAGTGGTTTTAGATCCTCAATGGTTGGCTGATGTTATGTCCTCTTTAATCACTTTCTCGCACAATTGGATCAAACGTGGTATTCTTAATCACTCAGAGTTGGTCGCTGTTTGGGGTGGTAAATATGATCAATCACTTTGGCCATTACTTTTAAAACTATTGGAGAAGTTTGAAGTCTCCTACGAATTACCAAACATTGCAAAATCTTTAATTCCATCATTGTTACCAGAGGATGCAGAGGGTGaaatttcaacaattaaagatCGTGAATGGGTAACATTACCACAAGCAATTGAAAGTGGTCGTTGTCAAGTATTTGGTTGTGATTATAATTTCGATTTTATGCCATTAGGTTTTTTTGCACGTCTTTTATtaagaattttattaatttcaggtGTTGAAGTTAGAACTTATTGGAGAAATGGTGTATTATTAGATATTTTAACACCTGAACAAGTAAAATTACAACAATCTAAACagcaacaattacaacaacaacaacaacaacaaaataataacgaatcaaatgattcatctgtaaataataacaacaacaacaacaacaacaacaacaataataatataataaattcatcatcatcatcatcattaaatttaacacaaacatcaacatcaacatcaccatcaaaattaagtttaaataattcacaaattaataattcaaattcaacgtTAAATtctcaacaattaataaatcctTCAgtatcaccattatcatcaacaacaccaagACATCAAGCATTAattacatttattaaaaagaaatcatttgaaTCCAAAGATAAAGATTCATATAAATTGAATATTGAAGTTAGATCATTTAATACAACCATTGAAAAGGATCATTCAGCATCATTATTCTTTCAACAAATTCTCTTTACCATTGATACATTATTGGCAAGTTCATATGTTGGTTTAGAGATCACTCGTATGATTCCATGTATTCATTGTGTTCAAAAGAATCCACGTGCCGATCCATATTACTTTGATTTCAGTAGTTGTATTTCTGCACTTCAAGATGGTAAACCACATCTCTTCTGTAGAAATGATCCATCAATTCCAGTGCGTATCGATTATATCGCACCAGATCTTTGCTTAAAGAAAGTACCAACCTTGGCAGACAATGAAATCGAAtatgaaaaacaaattgGTAAAGGTGGTTTTGGTTTAGTTCATAAGGGTAGATTGGTCAAGGATAAATCAGTTGTAGCAATTAAATCTTTGATTTTAGGTGATAGCGAGGGTGAAACTGAAATGATTGAAAAATTCCAAGAGTTTCAACGTGAAGTCTTTATTATGTCCAATCTTAATCATCCAAATATCGTTAAACTCTATGGTTTAATGCATAATCCACCACGTATGGTTATGGAGTTTGTACCATGTGGTGATCTTTATCATCGTCTTTTGGATAAAGCTCATCCAATTAAATGGTCTGTCAAATTACGTTTAATGTTAGATATTGCTTTGGGTATAGAATATATGCAAAATCAAAATCCACCAATCGTTCATCGTGATCTTCGTTCTCCAAATATCTTTTTACAATCTTTGGACGAGAATGCTCCAGTTTGTGCAAAAGTAGCCGATTTTGGTCTCTCTCAACAATCAGTTCACTCAGTTAGTGGTTTATTAGGTAATTTCCAATGGATGGCTCCTGAAACTATTGGTGCCGAAGAAGAATCTTATACTGAAAAGGCTGATACCTACAGTTTTGCTATGATTCTCTATACAATTCTAACTGGTGAAGGTCCATTCGATGAATATTCCTatggtaaaattaaattcatcaatatGATTAGAGAAGAAGGTCTTCGTCCAACAATTCCAGAGGATTGTCCGCCACGTCTTCGTAATGTTATTGAACTTTGTTGGTCCGGTGATCCAAAGAAGAGACCACACTTTAGTTATATCGTTAAAGAATTATCCGAATTACGTAATGGTAATACCACATCAACTACTACCAATACCTCTTCAACTACcaacaatttaaatagtGCCAACGTTTCAATTGCTTCCACCTCTTCAAATGCTGATGATGGTAGTCAaaccaataacaataacaacaacaacaacaacaacaacaacaataacaacaataacagtGGTAGTAGTATTGCTTTATCACCATCTAGATCATTTGAACAACAAACAaccactacaactacaacaaccactTCACCATCTTCACCATCTACATCATTCATAAACTCAAGTGGTAGTTATAATACAGAAAGTTATTCAGTGGCAAGTAGTAGTACCACCAATCTATTGAATACTCTTAATAATGCAAATCAACCAGTTAACTTTATTGGAACTGCTAGTGTTCACAAAAAGATGGAAGTTTTAGCGGGTGTTGAAGCAGGTGAAACCGTTTGGACCAAATCAGCCGATTCAAGTCTTTGTTTCTGGAGTACAAAGAAAGGTCATCTCATCAATGAATTGAAATGTCCACATACAGTCGCAACTACAATGATGATCAAAGTTGGTAAATACATTTGGGAAGCAACCAATAGTAATGGAATTTACATTTGGGATATGGGTACAATGACAATCGTTCAACAACTTACAACTCCTCATAAGGGCGATGTTTGTCTTCACTTTGTAGAGTATGGTGATAACAATGGTGTTTGGAGTGGTGGTTCAGAAGGTACCGTTTGTCTTTGGGATATGCAAACATTTGAAAAGAAACATTCATTCAGTTTAGAGTCTGCCATCACTGCAATGTCCTACTTTGGAAATAATACTTTGTACATTGCTTCAGGTTCTCATATCGTTgtatttaaaactaaaacacTCTTAATGAATGTCAATCAAAATTGGAAACATAGTACTGGCTCCATCACTAGTATCTTGGCAATGAAAGATGAAGTTTGGAGTGGTGGTTCCGATGGTAGAATCTATATTTGGAAGGTAAAGAATGAATTCGAGTTACAAAAGGTTCAAAGTTTAGAAGCACATCATGAAAAGATTACCTCTCTTATCCATTTAGAGGATAATGTCTTATCGGGTTCAACCGATAAATGTATTTCTTTGTTCAAAATATCAGATCCAAAGAAACCATTTACAACTCAAGAACATCATAAACAAGGTGTTACCTCTATCGTTAAAGTTCAATCTCATATCGTTTGGGCTATCACAAGTGATACTACAACTCCATTAGTACTTTGGAATATACCTCAAAAATGGGAAAAGAAAACTGCAAATGGTATTTTACCGAGATTAAAATTTTTCCGTTAA
- the fslE gene encoding G-protein-coupled receptor family protein (Similar to GPCR), translated as MEMIRIFLIYLILKIIIINGENNEYSKGYGVGIVFPGSKCLNYVGDSIGQPLCNNRLFNGGKKIYSTVTLVDNKNISSQELSKIEILKSFEALTFLQDQCDDLLFTQFGLCDLNFSPCVETIPKITPLQNVSLPQRLCKSVCERMVSNCPRLSLKIDCSISFLFPEIGTEYNLTLYGYTENKGLYKVPCIDPTDGYNNISNQMELIQACPYPLLLKNSSDPKYSPNKGYTYLPPTNCVLTCPMPNYTKTQWKRVYDMAKTLSSISFICACYNILTFGILNRKRKSKYNICITLMSTSIALVYLTDIIKFGYGIEEFLCPEPGRSAVQNDAACGITGAMFHFGITYCCCWAMTMSIVLFCSVKRIKLFYFRHFMIGNTIFTIITTVILLSAKKMVAGTGYIECWVRERWFVITLFWLPCGIGLSIGIFCIGGVIHEIYNISKKVNIRESEFILRQIKPFSLVFSVAGSFLYLFIFFFDVERKIDSYKAAVADYVLCLLSGGSEETCFTTGPNYASFFIFYFFIRVFGVLFFSIYGTSRVARDIWSEVVFDEVRSRLSQSESGISRNNSRTDISFGKNNNSKNSNNSKNSNNSKNSNNSDNDSKSIELEKK; from the exons atgg AAATGattagaatttttttaatttatttaattttaaaaataataataattaatggggaaaataatgaatatagCAAAGGATATGGAGTTGGAATTGTATTTCCAGGTTCAAAATGTTTGAACTATGTCGGGGATTCAATTGGCCAACCACTTTGTAATAACAGATTATTTAATGGAggtaaaaaaatttattcaacTGTTACActtgttgataataaaaatatttcttCCCAGGAACTTtcaaaaatagaaattttaaaatcttttgaaGCTTTAACATTTTTACAAGACCAATGcgatgatttattatttacccAATTCGGTTTGTgcgatttaaatttttctcCTTGTGTTGAAACGATACCCAAAATTACACCTCTACAAAATGTTTCATTGCCTCAAAGATTATGTAAATCTGTATGTGAAAGAATGGTCTCAAATTGTCCAAGACTTTCTTTGAAAATTGATTGTTCAATTTCCTTTTTATTTCCAGAGATTGGAACTGAATATAATTTAACACTATATGGGTATACTGAAAATAAAGGATTATATAAGGTACCATGTATTGATCCAACAGACGggtataataatatttccaACCAAATGGAATTAATTCAAGCTTGTCCATACCCacttcttttaaaaaattcaagtGACCCAAAATATTCACCCAATAAAGGTTATACCTATCTCCCACCAACAAACTGCGTTCTAACTTGTCCAATGCCAAATTATACAAAAACCCAATGGAAAAGAGTTTATGATATGGCTAAAACCTTATCATcaattagttttatttgcGCTtgttataatattttaacatttggaattttaaatagaaaaagaaaatcaaaatataatatatgtATCACCTTGATGTCTACTTCTATTGCATTGGTTTATTTAactgatattattaaatttggttaTGGTATTGAGGAGTTTCTATGTCCAGAGCCAGGTAGAAGTGCTGTTCAAAATGATGCTGCATGTGGAATTACCGGAGCAATGTTTCATTTTGGTATAACCTATTGTTGTTGCTGGGCAATGACAATGAGTATAGTATTATTTTGTAGtgtaaaaagaataaaactattttattttagacaTTTTATGATTGGAAATACAATTTTTACTATAATAACAACTGTTATACTTTTATCAGCAAAAAAGATGGTTGCTGGTACAGGTTATATTGAATGTTGGGTTAGAGAAAGATG GTTTGTTATTACACTTTTTTGGTTGCCTTGTGGTATTGGTCTTTCAATTGGTATTTTCTGTATTGGTGGCGTTATTCATGAGATTtataat atttcaaaaaaagttAACATTAGAGAGAGTGAATTTATATTAAGACAAATCAAACCTTTTTCTTTAGTTTTTTCTGTTGCTGGCTcatttttgtatttatttattttcttttttgatgtTGAAAGGAAAATTGATTCATATAAAGCTGCTGTGGCAGATTATGTACTTTGTTTATTAAGTGGTGGGTCAGAAGAAACTTGTTTTACAACTGGACCGAACTATGCatcttttttcattttttatttttttattagagtttttggtgttttattcttttcaatATATGGAACCTCAAGAGTTGCAAGAGATATTTGGTCAGAGGTTGTATTTGATGAAGTAAGAAGCAGACTTTCCCAAAGTGAATCTGGAATTTCTAGAAACAATAGTAGAACTGATATCAgttttggaaaaaataataatagtaaaaatagtaataatagtaaaaatagtaataatagtaaaaatagtaataatagtgacAACGATAGTAAATCTATTGaacttgaaaaaaaataa
- the fslF gene encoding G-protein-coupled receptor family protein (Similar to GPCR), which produces MKILIIFIIFIISYISGFEIPKGFGIGLVIPDAECLNYIGDPIDQQLCNSKLQNNGDRIYTTTNSQIDSQTNIKKSFEAITFLQDQCKDLLFAQFGICDIYLAPCIEVTLTPLKSISLPQRFCKSVCDRMVSNCPRLEEQMDCSNSFLFPEIGTFYDLSPYGYTIDNGTFAVPCSDPTIFFNQVSSNSSFIEICPSPLLLKNSSDPEYAANKGYSYLSPSNCVLPCPVPNYSNQKWDQLLTMSKILSTISFILSLYNVLTFGIINKKVSDPHKCTCFFSGSIALVNLCDIITYGIGYEELLCPEPGRSAKQQLDPVCGLTGAFFHLGITYCVLWSMTMGLVLYCSVKRQKWFKFNYFLIGNTTFTITTVVIAAATSKFEAGLGSIECWIRDRWYAISLFWIPCGIALLIGSFCIIAVIHEVYKTSKKSISNRNDLLQRELKPLLIVIFISGSFLYLFIFFFDIERKFGGYRSAVEDYVLCLLNGSQEECFTTGPSYVPYFLFYLVIRWFGIIFFLFYGTSNIARKIWVQNKIWKSISSSISPKSTPKSSPKNSDSKINSNSTNNNNMILNDNNDKNLNEKKAVELESIKIN; this is translated from the exons atgaaaattttaataatttttattatttttattattagttataTTAGTGGATTTGAAATACCAAAAGGATTTGGAATTGGATTAGTTATACCAGATGCAGAgtgtttaaattatatagGAGATCCAATTGACCAGCAATTATGTAATAgtaaattacaaaataatgGTGATAGAATTTATACAACCACAAATTCACAAATAGATTCACAAACAAACATaaagaaatcatttgaaGCAATAACATTTTTACAAGATCAATgtaaagatttattatttgctcAATTTGGAATCTGTGATATTTATTTGGCACCATGTATTGAAGTAACTTTAACCCCATTGAAAAGTATATCTTTGCCACAAAGATTTTGCAAATCAGTATGTGATAGAATGGTTTCAAATTGTCCAAGACTTGAAGAGCAAATGGATtgttcaaattcatttttatttccagAGATTGGTACATTTTATGATCTATCACCATATGGTTATACTATTGATAATGGTACCTTTGCAGTTCCATGTTCAGATcctactattttttttaatcaagtTTCAAGTAATTCTagttttattgaaatttgtCCATCTCCGTTACTGTTGAAGAATTCAAGTGATCCAGAATATGCCGCTAATAAAGGATATTCATATCTTTCACCATCAAATTGTGTACTCCCATGTCCTGTTCCAAATTATTCAAACCAAAAATGGGATCAACTTTTAACAATgtcaaaaattttatcaacaattagttttattttatctttatatAATGTTTTAACATTtggaataataaataaaaaagtatcaGATCCCCATAAATGTACATGTTTTTTCTCTGGTTCAATTGCATTGGTTAATCTGTGTGATATCATTACCTATGGTATTGGCTATGAAGAACTTTTATGCCCAGAACCTGGAAGAAGTGCCAAACAACAACTTGATCCAGTTTGTGGTCTAACGGGTGCATTTTTTCACCTTGGCATTACTTATTGTGTGTTATGGTCAATGACAATGGGTCTTGTTCTTTATTGTAGCGTTAAACGTCAGAAATGGTTTAAGTTCAATTATTTCTTAATTGGTAATACTACCTTTACAATTACTACTGTTGTTATCGCTGCTGCAACTTCCAAATTCGAAGCTGGTTTAGGATCTATTGAGTGTTGGATTAGAGATAGATGGTATGCTATATCTTTATTCTGGATTCCTTGTGGTATTGCCTTATTAATTGGTTCTTTTTGTATTATTGCTGTAATCCATGAAGTTTAtaaa acatcCAAAAAATCTATTAGTAATAGAAATGATTTACTACAAAGAGAATTAAAACctcttttaattgttatatttatttcaggatcatttttatatctttttatattcttttttgatattgaaaGAAAATTTGGAGGATATAGATCAGCTGTTGAAGATTATGTTTTATGTTTATTAAATGGAAGCCAAGAAGAATGCTTCACAACCGGACCAAGCTATGTtccttattttttattttatttggttaTTAGATGGTTtggaattatattttttttattctatgGTACATCTAATATTGCAAGAAAAATTTGGgttcaaaataaaatctgGAAAAGTATTAGTTCCTCAATTTCTCCAAAATCAACACCAAAATCCAGTCCTAAAAATAGTgattctaaaattaatagtaatagtacaaataataacaatatgattttaaatgataacaATGATAAAAATCTAAATGAAAAGAAAGCAGTTGAattagaatcaattaaaattaattag